Proteins encoded within one genomic window of Actinoplanes octamycinicus:
- a CDS encoding S8 family serine peptidase — MRRGRRCAAATLAMTAAAVLGCPGVARAETVADYQRWYLTALRIKQAHRISKGAGVVVAVVDSGVHAAHPDLRGQVLPGHGTNPDSPKDGRTDPDTEVGHGTAMAGIIAARGGGKTHVLGIAPRAKILPVATGPEFTYRDVADGVRWAADHGADVINLSLVATDRNDVERAAIEYAMSKDVVVVAGSGNIEQGITRIDTPASIPGVIAVTGTVKSGKAWSGATHGPEAVLAAPVDKIISPAPPGVTDNGYGLSKGTSDASAIVSGVAALVRAKYPKLSAADVVNRLIRTADDRGPKGRDPEYGFGAVNPVAALTAKVPPVSANPLIAPGPAAGAAAAAPGEGEPAVTFPGGDSEVTWWQGGLCLAVVVAGVGLAVLSARRRRVPVGGYPTIPQQVGPPGYPVPPGHPVAPPGYPVAPPGYQPPPGYHPPAQQAPPGHYPPAGYPPAQQAPPGYYPPPGYPPPPQTRPGWPPPDRETPPGWPPPDRR; from the coding sequence ATGCGACGGGGACGACGGTGCGCGGCGGCCACGCTGGCCATGACGGCCGCGGCGGTGCTCGGCTGCCCGGGCGTGGCCCGCGCCGAGACCGTCGCGGACTACCAGCGGTGGTACCTCACCGCGCTGCGGATCAAGCAGGCACACCGGATCAGCAAGGGCGCCGGAGTGGTGGTCGCGGTGGTCGACTCCGGCGTCCACGCGGCCCACCCCGACCTGCGCGGCCAGGTGCTGCCCGGGCACGGCACCAATCCGGACAGTCCGAAGGACGGCCGGACCGACCCGGACACCGAGGTGGGCCACGGCACCGCGATGGCCGGGATCATCGCGGCCCGCGGCGGCGGCAAGACGCACGTGCTCGGCATCGCGCCGCGGGCCAAGATCCTGCCGGTCGCCACCGGCCCGGAGTTCACCTACCGCGACGTCGCCGACGGGGTCCGCTGGGCCGCCGACCACGGCGCCGACGTGATCAACCTGTCGCTGGTCGCCACCGACCGCAACGACGTCGAGCGCGCGGCCATCGAGTACGCGATGTCCAAGGACGTCGTCGTGGTGGCCGGCAGCGGCAACATCGAGCAGGGCATCACCCGGATCGACACCCCGGCCAGCATCCCCGGGGTGATCGCGGTGACCGGCACGGTGAAGTCCGGCAAGGCCTGGAGCGGCGCCACGCACGGCCCGGAGGCCGTGCTCGCCGCCCCGGTCGACAAGATCATCAGTCCGGCGCCGCCCGGGGTCACCGACAACGGGTACGGACTGAGCAAGGGCACCAGCGACGCCAGCGCGATCGTCTCCGGGGTGGCCGCGCTGGTCCGCGCCAAGTATCCGAAGCTCAGCGCGGCCGACGTGGTGAACCGGCTGATCCGCACCGCGGACGACCGCGGGCCGAAAGGGCGCGACCCGGAGTACGGGTTCGGCGCGGTCAACCCGGTGGCGGCGCTGACCGCGAAGGTGCCGCCGGTGTCGGCGAACCCGCTGATCGCGCCCGGCCCGGCGGCCGGCGCGGCGGCGGCCGCCCCGGGCGAGGGCGAGCCGGCGGTCACCTTCCCGGGCGGGGACTCGGAGGTGACGTGGTGGCAGGGCGGCCTCTGCCTCGCGGTGGTGGTGGCCGGGGTCGGGCTGGCGGTGCTCAGCGCGCGCCGGCGGCGGGTGCCGGTGGGTGGCTATCCGACCATCCCGCAGCAGGTGGGACCGCCGGGATATCCGGTGCCGCCCGGTCATCCGGTCGCACCACCCGGCTATCCGGTCGCACCACCCGGCTATCAGCCGCCGCCCGGTTACCACCCGCCGGCTCAGCAGGCCCCGCCGGGCCACTACCCGCCGGCGGGATATCCGCCGGCTCAGCAGGCCCCGCCCGGCTACTATCCGCCGCCGGGATATCCGCCGCCTCCGCAAACCCGGCCCGGCTGGCCGCCGCCGGACCGGGAGACGCCGCCCGGCTGGCCGCCGCCGGATCGGCGTTGA
- a CDS encoding GAP family protein: protein MDVALLGSLAVLALIDATSFGTLLIPIWLLLHPGSLRPGRILVFLGTVAAFYYAVGVAVALGAGAFLPQITRVLDTRAAMWVQLVAGVALFFWSFRLDHRKPSGGGRLVRWRERALGDDRGAAGLAALALAAAAAELTTMLPYLAAIGLVTTSDLPGAQIALVMAGYCLLMIVPALVLLVLRLAAGDRITKPLTRFSDWMSSSNTLAWIVGIVGFLLARDAANRLGLLQL from the coding sequence ATGGACGTCGCGCTTCTCGGTTCGCTCGCGGTGCTCGCGCTGATCGATGCGACCAGCTTCGGCACGCTGCTGATCCCGATCTGGCTGCTGCTGCATCCCGGGTCGCTGCGGCCGGGCCGCATCCTGGTCTTCTTGGGTACGGTCGCCGCCTTCTACTACGCGGTCGGCGTGGCCGTGGCGCTCGGCGCGGGCGCGTTCCTGCCGCAGATCACCCGGGTGCTGGACACCCGGGCCGCGATGTGGGTGCAGCTGGTGGCCGGGGTGGCGTTGTTCTTCTGGAGTTTCCGGCTGGACCACCGGAAGCCGTCCGGCGGCGGCCGGCTGGTCCGCTGGCGGGAGCGGGCGCTCGGCGACGACCGGGGCGCTGCCGGGCTGGCCGCGCTGGCCCTGGCCGCGGCCGCCGCCGAACTGACCACGATGCTGCCCTACCTGGCCGCGATCGGCCTGGTGACCACCTCGGACCTGCCCGGCGCGCAGATCGCCCTGGTGATGGCCGGCTACTGTCTGCTGATGATCGTCCCGGCGCTGGTGCTGCTGGTGCTCCGGCTGGCCGCCGGGGACCGGATCACCAAGCCGCTGACCAGGTTCAGCGACTGGATGTCGAGCAGCAACACCCTCGCCTGGATCGTCGGCATCGTCGGCTTCCTGCTCGCCAGGGATGCCGCCAATCGTCTCGGCCTGCTCCAGCTCTAA
- a CDS encoding response regulator: MIRVLLADDHAAIRAGMRLMLEQADDIAVVGEAADGAVAIRQAAALRPDVVLMDIRMPGTDGITATREITAAGAADVLILTTFDFDDYLFGALRAGAAGFLLKSVEPDALIDAVRRVAAGDGFLAPEVTRRLLTAFVEATPPPPAPVPALTGLTDRERDVLAALGRGLSNADLAAELAISEATAKTHVSRVLGKLGCSSRVQAAILAKEAGLA, from the coding sequence GTGATCCGGGTGCTGCTCGCCGACGACCACGCCGCGATCCGGGCCGGGATGCGGCTGATGCTGGAGCAGGCGGACGACATCGCGGTGGTCGGCGAGGCCGCCGACGGCGCGGTGGCGATCCGGCAGGCGGCGGCGCTGCGGCCGGACGTCGTGCTGATGGACATCCGGATGCCCGGGACCGACGGGATCACCGCGACCCGGGAGATCACCGCGGCCGGGGCGGCCGACGTGCTGATCCTGACCACGTTCGACTTCGACGACTACCTGTTCGGGGCGCTGCGGGCCGGGGCGGCCGGGTTCCTGCTGAAGTCGGTCGAGCCGGACGCGCTGATCGACGCGGTGCGCCGGGTGGCGGCCGGGGACGGGTTCCTGGCGCCGGAGGTGACCCGGCGGCTGCTCACCGCGTTCGTCGAGGCCACCCCGCCGCCCCCGGCCCCGGTGCCGGCGCTGACCGGGCTGACCGACCGGGAGCGGGACGTGCTCGCCGCGCTCGGCCGCGGTCTGTCCAACGCGGACCTGGCCGCCGAGCTGGCGATCAGTGAGGCGACCGCGAAGACGCACGTGTCGCGGGTGCTCGGCAAGCTCGGCTGCAGTTCCCGGGTGCAGGCCGCGATCCTGGCCAAGGAGGCCGGCCTGGCTTGA
- a CDS encoding GNAT family N-acetyltransferase, whose amino-acid sequence MPGNRTTSWDHAAMTVVRTIASADLTAGDRTRVRDLLDEAFDGDFDDHDWEHALGGQHILITVDATVIAHGSVVQRRILHQGRSYRCGYVEAVAVHPAHQRRGFASALMAEAERIIDHGYALGALSASGAGLTLYLGRGWRRWPGGTAVLAPAGVMRTEEDDDSTLVRPVAGGAELNEAALLICDWRDGDVW is encoded by the coding sequence ATGCCCGGAAACCGGACCACTTCCTGGGATCATGCGGCGATGACTGTTGTGCGCACGATCGCCAGCGCGGACCTGACCGCGGGCGACCGCACCCGGGTCCGGGACCTGCTGGACGAGGCCTTCGACGGCGATTTCGACGACCACGACTGGGAGCACGCGCTCGGCGGCCAGCACATCCTGATCACCGTGGACGCCACGGTGATCGCGCACGGCTCGGTGGTGCAGCGGCGGATCCTGCACCAGGGCAGGTCGTACCGGTGCGGTTATGTCGAGGCGGTCGCCGTGCACCCGGCGCACCAGCGGCGCGGGTTCGCCTCGGCGCTGATGGCCGAGGCCGAGCGGATCATCGACCACGGGTACGCGCTGGGCGCCCTGTCCGCCTCGGGCGCCGGGCTCACCCTCTATCTGGGCCGGGGCTGGCGGCGCTGGCCGGGCGGGACCGCGGTGCTGGCGCCGGCCGGGGTGATGCGCACCGAGGAGGACGACGACAGCACCCTGGTCCGCCCGGTGGCCGGTGGCGCCGAGCTGAACGAGGCGGCCCTGCTGATCTGCGACTGGCGCGACGGCGACGTCTGGTGA
- a CDS encoding sensor histidine kinase, translating to MRIRERWRDSTRFQDVGTAVATFLAGLAFNLVGLTGVWTLSPVQEAPSWWHTVLLAIGCLGMLGKRRHPLLALAVGVAVTAVDGLIGGSVALILVLFDVIFSVGLFASARARTAVTTAVFVVIGTASVVGGLAAGEFRVAAFIGLNLTTLLFVPLWWSANLRQQRQLGLLDAERSAREAVLAERAAMARDLHDVIAAHLSTTAIHSGAALARPADSDRDRATLRAVRTSSLAALEEMRSMIMLLRADDPAAADPTLPGGLDRLPDLVTAARAGGLRIETELREVPGLPAIAGHTVYRIVREALTNAAKHAPGSDVRLDVRPAGDLVTVTVTNTLTGGAALDHRALSSGTGLTSLRERAALLGGELTAGHDGETFTVRATLPRHPSASGS from the coding sequence GTGCGGATCCGGGAGCGTTGGCGCGACAGCACCCGCTTCCAGGACGTCGGCACCGCCGTCGCGACGTTCCTGGCGGGCCTGGCGTTCAATCTGGTCGGGCTGACCGGGGTCTGGACCCTGTCGCCGGTCCAGGAGGCGCCGTCCTGGTGGCACACCGTGCTGCTGGCGATCGGCTGTCTCGGCATGCTGGGCAAACGCCGCCACCCGCTGCTCGCGCTCGCCGTCGGGGTGGCGGTGACGGCCGTGGACGGCCTGATCGGCGGCAGCGTCGCGCTGATCCTGGTGCTGTTCGACGTGATCTTCTCGGTCGGGCTGTTCGCCTCCGCGCGGGCCCGGACCGCGGTGACCACCGCGGTCTTCGTGGTGATCGGCACGGCGAGCGTGGTGGGCGGGCTGGCCGCCGGCGAGTTCCGGGTCGCCGCCTTCATCGGCCTGAACCTGACCACCCTGCTGTTCGTGCCGCTGTGGTGGTCGGCGAACCTGCGCCAGCAGCGGCAGCTGGGCCTGCTCGACGCGGAGCGCAGCGCCCGCGAGGCGGTCCTGGCCGAGCGCGCGGCGATGGCCCGCGACCTGCACGACGTGATCGCCGCGCACCTGTCCACCACGGCGATCCACTCCGGTGCGGCGCTGGCCCGCCCGGCCGACAGTGACCGGGACCGGGCGACCCTGCGGGCGGTCCGGACCAGCAGCCTCGCCGCCCTGGAGGAGATGCGTTCGATGATCATGTTGTTGCGGGCCGACGACCCGGCCGCCGCCGACCCGACCCTGCCCGGCGGCCTGGACCGGCTGCCCGACCTGGTGACCGCGGCCCGCGCCGGTGGCCTGCGGATCGAGACCGAGCTGCGCGAGGTGCCCGGGCTGCCGGCGATCGCCGGGCACACCGTCTACCGGATCGTCCGGGAGGCGCTGACCAACGCCGCCAAGCACGCCCCCGGCTCGGACGTGCGGCTCGACGTGCGCCCGGCCGGCGACCTGGTCACCGTCACCGTCACGAACACGCTGACCGGTGGCGCCGCGCTCGACCACCGGGCGCTCAGCTCGGGCACCGGCCTGACCTCGCTCCGCGAGCGAGCCGCGCTGCTCGGCGGCGAGCTGACCGCGGGCCACGACGGCGAGACCTTCACGGTACGAGCGACGCTGCCCCGCCACCCGTCCGCGAGCGGCTCATGA
- a CDS encoding DMT family transporter, producing the protein MSVSAVPDDRVRPALPVVAAVVVTVTAWASAFVAIRAVHAHFAAGPLALGRLAAGAVALTIALAATRTWVRPTAREWALVVGCGVVWFGVYNVALNAAEQRLDAGTSAMLVNVGPILIALLAGAFLGEGFPRSLLLGAGVAFCGVLLIGLAGRGESAADPVGVALCLLSAAAWAIGVTLQKPALRRLPALQVTQMACVVGMITTLPFAGGLVHDVRSASTGSILGVLYLGLVPTALAFGTWAYALSRMTAGRLGVTTYLVPPLTILLAWPILSETPQVLALAGGAIALGGVALARRR; encoded by the coding sequence ATGTCCGTCTCCGCTGTCCCCGACGACCGCGTCCGCCCGGCCCTGCCGGTCGTGGCCGCGGTCGTGGTCACCGTCACCGCCTGGGCGTCCGCGTTCGTCGCGATCCGCGCCGTGCACGCCCACTTCGCCGCCGGCCCGCTCGCCCTCGGCCGGCTGGCCGCCGGCGCGGTCGCGCTGACCATCGCCCTGGCCGCCACCCGGACCTGGGTCCGGCCGACCGCCCGGGAGTGGGCGCTGGTGGTCGGCTGCGGGGTGGTCTGGTTCGGCGTCTACAACGTGGCGCTGAACGCCGCCGAGCAACGCCTGGACGCCGGCACCTCGGCGATGCTGGTCAACGTCGGACCGATTCTGATCGCGTTGCTGGCGGGCGCGTTCCTCGGCGAGGGCTTCCCGCGCAGCCTGCTGCTCGGTGCGGGGGTGGCGTTCTGCGGGGTGCTGCTGATCGGGCTGGCCGGGCGCGGGGAGAGCGCGGCCGACCCGGTCGGGGTGGCGCTCTGCCTGCTCTCCGCGGCGGCCTGGGCGATCGGCGTGACGCTGCAGAAACCGGCGCTGCGCCGGCTGCCGGCCCTGCAGGTCACCCAGATGGCCTGCGTGGTCGGCATGATCACGACACTGCCGTTCGCCGGTGGCCTGGTGCACGACGTGCGCTCGGCGAGCACCGGGTCGATCCTCGGGGTGCTCTATCTGGGGCTGGTGCCGACCGCGCTCGCGTTCGGCACCTGGGCCTACGCGCTGTCCCGGATGACCGCCGGCCGGCTAGGCGTGACGACCTACCTGGTGCCGCCGCTGACCATCCTGCTGGCCTGGCCGATCCTGTCCGAAACTCCCCAGGTGCTGGCGCTGGCCGGCGGGGCGATCGCGCTCGGCGGGGTGGCGCTGGCCCGGCGACGCTGA